In one Vulgatibacter incomptus genomic region, the following are encoded:
- the fabZ gene encoding 3-hydroxyacyl-ACP dehydratase FabZ, giving the protein MEGFDYGRIQEILPHRYPFLLIDRVTELVRGERLVGYKNVTINEDFFNGHFPGNPVMPGVLILEALAQAGALLAYESDPLDLTKKVIFLAGIDDARLRRPVRPGDKLELHATIARRKGPVWKLSVHAMVDGQRVAEALLTATSVDK; this is encoded by the coding sequence TTGGAAGGCTTCGACTACGGACGGATCCAGGAGATCCTTCCCCATCGCTATCCGTTTCTCCTCATCGATCGGGTGACCGAGCTGGTCCGCGGGGAGCGGCTGGTCGGCTACAAGAACGTCACGATCAACGAGGACTTCTTCAACGGACACTTCCCGGGAAATCCCGTGATGCCGGGCGTGCTCATCCTCGAGGCGCTCGCCCAGGCCGGGGCGCTGCTCGCCTACGAATCCGATCCACTCGATCTGACCAAGAAGGTGATCTTCCTGGCGGGGATCGATGACGCGCGCCTCCGGCGCCCGGTCCGCCCCGGCGACAAGCTCGAGCTCCATGCCACGATCGCCAGGCGCAAGGGCCCGGTCTGGAAGCTCTCCGTGCACGCAATGGTCGACGGGCAGCGGGTTGCCGAGGCGCTGCTCACGGCCACCTCGGTGGACAAGTAA
- a CDS encoding MBL fold metallo-hydrolase — protein sequence MPERGGDAAIARLGVHRIPIPLPFPQAGGPVNVIAVEEEGGGIALFDTGIGGVDAEAVLRSGLAAIGSDLGEVRRIFVTHGHVDHYGQASRVREVSGAPVYVHARDRRKLLSPVHWIADRELYEEFLRRCGVPAASVREILEVAAYQEHLGGRLEEPLGELAEGQQLSFARCDATLLEMPGHTPGLVCALLSTRGGAGGPLAVLLANDHILEHVSPNPLLEILRDGSRFRALPTYLESAARARALELDWVVPGHGACFVDHRRVIDGLEGFYARRQEKILSLIPAGGATPVELVLSLFPRATGLDTYLVIGEILGNLDLLEADSRVGAIERHGELRYFRR from the coding sequence ATGCCGGAGCGCGGCGGCGATGCCGCCATCGCCAGGCTGGGCGTTCATCGCATCCCGATCCCGCTGCCCTTTCCCCAGGCAGGCGGCCCGGTCAACGTGATCGCGGTGGAGGAAGAGGGCGGCGGAATCGCCCTCTTCGACACCGGGATCGGAGGAGTCGACGCGGAAGCCGTGCTGCGCTCGGGGCTCGCCGCGATCGGCAGCGACCTCGGCGAGGTGCGCCGGATCTTCGTCACCCACGGCCACGTCGATCACTACGGCCAGGCAAGCAGGGTGAGAGAGGTCTCGGGCGCGCCGGTCTATGTGCACGCGCGCGATCGCCGAAAGCTGCTCTCGCCGGTCCACTGGATCGCCGATCGGGAGCTCTACGAGGAATTCCTGCGCCGCTGCGGTGTGCCCGCCGCGAGCGTCCGGGAGATCCTCGAGGTGGCGGCGTACCAGGAGCACCTCGGGGGGAGGCTGGAAGAGCCGCTCGGCGAGCTGGCGGAGGGCCAGCAGCTCTCCTTCGCGCGCTGCGACGCGACCCTCCTCGAGATGCCCGGGCACACGCCGGGGCTGGTCTGCGCGCTGCTTTCGACCCGTGGCGGCGCTGGCGGACCTCTGGCCGTCCTCCTCGCGAACGATCACATCCTCGAGCACGTCTCGCCGAATCCGCTCCTGGAGATCCTGCGCGACGGGAGCCGCTTCCGGGCGCTGCCCACCTACCTCGAGTCGGCGGCGAGGGCCCGGGCGCTCGAGCTCGACTGGGTGGTGCCGGGGCACGGCGCGTGCTTCGTGGACCACAGGCGGGTGATCGACGGGCTCGAGGGCTTCTACGCAAGGCGGCAGGAGAAGATCCTCTCTCTGATCCCAGCTGGCGGCGCGACGCCCGTCGAGCTGGTCCTGTCACTTTTTCCTCGGGCGACCGGGCTCGACACCTACCTGGTGATCGGGGAGATCCTCGGGAACCTGGACCTCCTCGAGGCGGATTCGCGGGTCGGCGCGATCGAGCGCCACGGCGAGCTGCGGTATTTCCGGCGCTGA
- the lpxD gene encoding UDP-3-O-(3-hydroxymyristoyl)glucosamine N-acyltransferase: protein MEILLSELAKELGGEVVGDGSRTIRGVAPLETADSSQISFFSNRKYKAEFLGTSAGAVIVAGGDAEGEKPASASLLVVRDAYLAFAKASTLFHRQPTYPAGVDPRAAVEADAEIDPSATVMPFAYVGRGVKIGARTVIHAHCAILDGVTVGEDCLLYPGVVVREGCSLGARTIVQPGAVIGGDGFGFAFEPARMRHFKVPQSGTVQVGVDVEIGANTCVDRGTLGDTVIGAGTKIDNLVQLAHNVEIGPLSLLAGATAIAGSTRLGKGVVIGGQVGVIGHLELGDGARVAAASAVFTDIPAGAAYGGVPAIDQKRWLREQAATHQLPELLKELRALRKKVEQLEKER, encoded by the coding sequence ATGGAGATCCTGCTCTCGGAGCTGGCCAAGGAGCTCGGCGGCGAGGTGGTGGGCGACGGCTCGCGGACGATCCGCGGCGTGGCGCCCCTTGAGACGGCCGACTCGTCCCAGATCAGCTTCTTCTCGAACCGCAAGTACAAGGCGGAGTTCCTCGGCACATCCGCCGGCGCGGTGATCGTGGCCGGGGGGGACGCAGAGGGCGAGAAGCCGGCGTCTGCGAGCCTCCTCGTGGTTCGAGACGCCTACCTCGCCTTCGCCAAGGCCTCGACCCTCTTCCATCGCCAGCCTACCTATCCCGCCGGGGTCGATCCCCGGGCGGCGGTGGAGGCCGACGCCGAGATCGATCCCTCCGCGACGGTGATGCCCTTCGCGTACGTCGGGCGGGGCGTGAAGATCGGCGCCCGGACGGTGATCCACGCCCACTGCGCGATCCTCGATGGGGTCACCGTCGGCGAGGACTGCCTCCTCTATCCCGGCGTGGTCGTGCGGGAAGGCTGCAGCCTGGGGGCGCGGACGATCGTCCAGCCTGGCGCGGTGATCGGCGGCGACGGCTTCGGCTTCGCCTTCGAGCCGGCCCGGATGCGGCACTTCAAGGTTCCACAGTCCGGCACGGTGCAGGTCGGCGTCGACGTCGAGATCGGCGCGAACACCTGCGTCGACCGGGGCACCCTCGGCGACACCGTGATTGGCGCCGGGACCAAGATCGACAACCTGGTCCAGCTCGCCCACAACGTCGAGATCGGGCCCTTGAGCCTCCTGGCCGGGGCCACCGCAATCGCCGGTTCCACGCGCCTCGGCAAGGGCGTGGTCATCGGGGGGCAGGTCGGCGTGATCGGGCACCTCGAGCTGGGGGACGGCGCGCGGGTCGCTGCCGCCTCCGCGGTCTTCACCGACATCCCGGCGGGGGCTGCCTACGGCGGCGTCCCGGCCATCGATCAGAAGCGATGGCTGCGCGAGCAGGCGGCGACCCATCAGCTCCCCGAGCTCCTCAAGGAGCTCCGCGCGCTCCGCAAGAAGGTGGAGCAGCTCGAGAAAGAACGATAG
- the lpxA gene encoding acyl-ACP--UDP-N-acetylglucosamine O-acyltransferase: MSRIHPTAIIESGAELHPSVEVGPYSIIGPQVKIGEGTKIGSHAVISGDTTIGKGARFFQFCSVGEAPQDLKYRGQPTRTVIGDNTVVREFATLHRGTEEGGGITKVGSRCLLMAYSHVAHDVQIGDGVILGNSSMLAGHVIVEDHVIFGGMSGIHQFTRIGRNAFIGGGSMVGMDVPPFCTASGYRAELAGLNTVGLTRHKFTEDEIRNIKKAYRTLFRMKLGLREALTQVRAELPGDPNVEHMLRFIEGSQRGVTR, encoded by the coding sequence ATGAGCCGGATCCATCCCACGGCAATCATCGAGAGCGGCGCGGAGCTGCATCCCTCGGTGGAGGTCGGCCCGTATTCGATCATTGGCCCGCAGGTGAAGATCGGCGAGGGCACGAAGATCGGCTCCCACGCGGTAATCTCGGGCGACACCACCATCGGCAAGGGCGCCCGCTTCTTCCAGTTCTGCTCCGTTGGCGAGGCGCCCCAGGACCTCAAGTACCGCGGGCAGCCCACGCGCACCGTCATCGGTGACAACACGGTGGTCCGCGAGTTCGCGACCCTCCACCGCGGCACGGAAGAGGGCGGCGGGATCACCAAGGTGGGCTCGCGCTGCCTGCTGATGGCCTACTCGCACGTGGCCCACGACGTCCAGATCGGCGACGGCGTGATCCTCGGGAACAGCTCGATGCTCGCCGGCCACGTGATCGTGGAGGATCACGTGATCTTCGGCGGGATGTCGGGGATCCACCAGTTCACCCGGATCGGCCGCAACGCCTTCATCGGCGGCGGCTCGATGGTGGGCATGGACGTGCCGCCGTTCTGCACGGCCAGCGGCTACCGCGCGGAGCTCGCCGGCCTGAACACGGTGGGCCTCACCCGGCACAAGTTCACCGAGGATGAGATTCGGAACATCAAGAAGGCGTACCGGACCCTCTTCCGGATGAAGCTCGGGCTTCGCGAGGCGCTCACGCAGGTGCGCGCCGAGCTCCCCGGCGATCCGAACGTCGAGCACATGCTGCGCTTCATCGAGGGGTCCCAGCGCGGCGTGACGAGGTAG
- the bamA gene encoding outer membrane protein assembly factor BamA: protein MPPRLLALGLCALFLALPASGRGAPAIGEESLPGAGEARDEEEGARISEIRIEGARRAEPAAIRAVMATRVGSALDRRVLREDIRRIFGLGFFSDVRIDAEPTPQGVVVTVTVVERPAIREVRIEGNDEISTDDLREKLDVKPFQILDRAAVKRNAAKLNEQYVEKGFFLASVGYRVVEAPDNQVDVVFEVNENSKVMVKEISFMGNEKISNDQLKEVMITKEGDFLSFLTGSGTYREELFQRDMQVAQGVYYDHGYINVKFGKPAVSITPDKRSIYITIPIEEGEQYSIGAIDFAGDILTSKEDLASRMTVHGGEIFSRSKLQADIQALTNLYQDDAYAYVNVMPLTAVNAEERTVDLTFEIDQGKKVRWERIEIVGNEKTRDKVIRRELRIYEGEYFSGTALNRSKARVTALGFFEPDPRTGTVEISTRKGSSDELIVGVVEVKEKATGTFQVGAGFSSVENFIATAQISQSNFFGWGQSASLSAQISSLRQLYQIQFIEPYFLDSNWTFAFDLYRTDVDYGGFVRKAMGGDVTFGHPLPLVENDDLRLFLTYTLEDVSVTTGGSQVGGVRLFGRFKDGLTSSARLTLTWDARNNRLFPSKGFYQSASVEEAPSWLGSDFRYTRYTGVSRWYFELPWRFVFKTQGTVGYIRGPNVPVSELYFVGGINSVRGYPLRTVSPTIPVATNGNDPQSATFPYLIGGNKQLVFNNELEFPIFEKVGIRGVLFYDLGNAFAQNANFFNDKQFDLFLGMFHSVGFGFRWFSPIGPLRFEWGIPLTPRPEDQRILFEFTIGNSF, encoded by the coding sequence ATGCCTCCGCGCCTCCTCGCCCTCGGCCTCTGCGCCCTCTTCCTCGCCCTTCCCGCCAGCGGTCGGGGTGCGCCCGCGATCGGCGAGGAATCGCTGCCGGGTGCCGGCGAGGCCCGTGACGAGGAGGAGGGAGCGCGGATCTCCGAGATCCGGATCGAAGGCGCCCGCAGGGCCGAGCCCGCCGCGATCCGCGCGGTGATGGCGACGCGGGTCGGCAGCGCCCTCGACCGCCGCGTGCTCCGCGAGGACATCCGCCGGATCTTCGGCCTCGGCTTCTTCTCGGACGTGCGGATCGACGCCGAGCCCACGCCTCAGGGCGTCGTGGTGACCGTCACCGTCGTCGAGAGGCCGGCGATCCGCGAGGTGCGGATCGAGGGCAACGACGAGATCTCGACGGACGACCTCCGGGAGAAGCTCGACGTCAAGCCCTTCCAGATCCTCGACCGCGCCGCCGTGAAGCGGAACGCCGCCAAACTGAACGAGCAGTACGTCGAGAAGGGCTTCTTCCTCGCCTCGGTGGGCTACCGGGTGGTGGAGGCGCCGGACAACCAGGTCGACGTCGTCTTCGAGGTGAACGAGAACTCCAAGGTGATGGTCAAGGAGATCTCCTTCATGGGGAACGAGAAGATCTCCAACGACCAGCTCAAGGAGGTGATGATCACCAAGGAGGGAGACTTCCTCTCCTTCCTCACGGGATCCGGCACCTACCGCGAGGAGCTCTTCCAGCGCGACATGCAGGTGGCCCAGGGCGTCTACTACGACCACGGCTACATCAACGTGAAGTTCGGCAAGCCGGCGGTCTCGATCACGCCGGACAAGCGCTCGATCTACATCACGATCCCGATCGAGGAGGGGGAGCAGTACTCGATCGGCGCGATCGACTTCGCGGGCGACATCCTCACGTCCAAGGAGGATCTGGCGTCGCGGATGACGGTGCACGGGGGAGAGATCTTCTCGCGCTCCAAGCTCCAGGCGGACATCCAGGCGCTCACCAACCTCTACCAGGACGACGCCTACGCCTACGTCAACGTGATGCCGCTGACCGCGGTGAACGCCGAGGAGCGGACCGTCGACCTCACCTTCGAGATCGACCAGGGCAAGAAGGTCCGCTGGGAGCGGATCGAGATCGTCGGCAACGAGAAGACCCGCGACAAGGTGATCCGCCGCGAGCTGCGGATCTACGAGGGCGAGTATTTCAGCGGCACCGCGCTGAACCGGTCCAAGGCGCGGGTCACGGCCCTGGGCTTCTTCGAGCCCGATCCGCGCACCGGCACGGTGGAGATCTCCACCCGGAAGGGATCGAGCGACGAGCTCATCGTCGGCGTGGTCGAGGTGAAGGAGAAGGCCACCGGAACCTTCCAGGTGGGCGCGGGCTTCTCGTCGGTGGAGAACTTCATCGCCACCGCGCAGATCTCCCAGAGCAACTTCTTCGGCTGGGGGCAGTCGGCGTCCCTCTCCGCCCAGATCTCGAGCCTGAGGCAGCTCTACCAGATCCAGTTCATCGAGCCGTACTTCCTGGACTCGAACTGGACCTTCGCCTTCGACCTCTACCGGACCGACGTCGACTACGGCGGCTTCGTGCGGAAGGCGATGGGCGGCGACGTCACCTTCGGCCACCCGCTCCCCTTGGTCGAGAACGACGACCTGCGCCTCTTCCTCACCTACACGCTCGAGGACGTGAGCGTGACCACCGGGGGATCGCAGGTGGGCGGTGTCCGCCTCTTCGGCCGGTTCAAGGACGGCCTCACCTCGTCGGCCCGCCTCACCCTCACCTGGGACGCGAGGAACAACCGCCTCTTCCCCTCCAAGGGCTTCTACCAGTCGGCCTCGGTCGAAGAGGCCCCGTCCTGGCTGGGATCCGATTTCCGGTACACCCGCTATACGGGTGTCTCGCGCTGGTACTTCGAGCTCCCCTGGCGCTTCGTGTTCAAGACCCAGGGGACGGTCGGCTACATCCGCGGGCCGAACGTGCCGGTGTCGGAGCTCTACTTCGTCGGCGGGATCAACTCGGTGCGCGGCTATCCGCTCCGGACCGTCTCCCCCACGATCCCGGTGGCGACCAACGGGAATGACCCCCAGTCGGCGACGTTCCCGTACCTGATCGGCGGCAACAAACAGCTCGTCTTCAACAACGAGCTCGAGTTCCCGATCTTCGAGAAGGTCGGGATCCGCGGCGTCCTCTTCTACGACCTCGGAAACGCCTTCGCCCAGAACGCGAACTTCTTCAACGACAAGCAGTTCGATCTTTTCCTCGGGATGTTCCACTCGGTGGGCTTCGGCTTCCGGTGGTTCTCTCCCATCGGGCCCCTGCGCTTCGAATGGGGCATCCCGCTCACGCCGCGCCCCGAGGATCAACGGATCCTCTTCGAGTTCACCATCGGGAACAGCTTCTAG
- a CDS encoding LpxI family protein yields the protein MEAAVSPTIGLIAGSGVFPLRFAESAKRSGHRVVCVAHEGDADRSLESVCDEVTWVHLGQLGKMVKAFRKAGVDAAAMAGGVAKVNLWGGLRPDLMALKHAPKLKRFDNDSLLRAVASMFEEEGVRIVDPAPYCPDLMARKGAYGRYKPDSAMEADIRLGVKVSNAISRAEVGQTVCTKGGVVVAVEGMEGTDRCIRRAGELVGKGVVVVKFAMPEQDMRFDAPCIGPGTVNTCVEIGASALVFEAARSVILEEKEIVARADAAKLALVGADSDGSWR from the coding sequence ATGGAAGCAGCCGTCTCTCCGACCATCGGGCTGATCGCAGGTTCAGGCGTCTTTCCCCTGCGGTTCGCCGAGAGCGCGAAGCGGTCGGGCCACCGGGTGGTCTGCGTGGCCCACGAGGGCGACGCGGACCGTTCGCTCGAGTCCGTTTGCGACGAGGTCACCTGGGTCCACCTCGGTCAGCTCGGCAAGATGGTGAAGGCCTTCCGGAAGGCGGGCGTCGACGCCGCCGCGATGGCGGGGGGCGTCGCCAAGGTGAACCTCTGGGGCGGCCTCCGCCCGGACCTCATGGCGCTGAAGCACGCGCCCAAGCTCAAGCGCTTCGACAACGACAGCCTGCTCCGAGCCGTCGCCTCGATGTTCGAGGAGGAGGGCGTCCGCATCGTCGACCCTGCGCCGTACTGTCCCGACCTGATGGCCCGCAAGGGTGCGTACGGCAGGTACAAGCCGGACTCGGCGATGGAGGCGGACATCCGCCTGGGCGTGAAGGTCTCGAACGCCATCAGCCGGGCCGAGGTGGGCCAGACGGTCTGCACCAAGGGCGGGGTGGTCGTGGCGGTGGAGGGGATGGAGGGCACGGATCGGTGCATCCGCCGGGCCGGCGAGCTGGTGGGCAAGGGCGTGGTGGTGGTGAAGTTCGCCATGCCCGAGCAGGACATGCGCTTCGACGCGCCGTGCATCGGCCCCGGCACCGTGAACACCTGTGTGGAGATTGGGGCGAGCGCGCTGGTCTTCGAGGCGGCGCGCTCGGTGATCCTGGAGGAGAAGGAGATCGTCGCCCGCGCCGATGCGGCGAAGCTGGCCCTGGTGGGCGCCGACTCCGACGGGAGCTGGAGGTAG
- a CDS encoding OmpH family outer membrane protein, translating into MRRLLSFAVLPALLLLPAFAFADVKIGYVDLQRALNEVEEGQVAKARLKTKFEKSQVQLDKEQNALKTRKDELDKKRLAMDEATLRQKAEELDKEFMRVSGLYTKLQKELSDEERQATAEIFAKMRTLIAGLAEKEGFTFVLELNESGLLYGPPSFDLTNELVRLYNSTHKATAKK; encoded by the coding sequence ATGCGACGTCTACTCTCCTTCGCGGTGCTCCCGGCGCTGCTCCTCCTCCCGGCCTTCGCCTTCGCTGACGTGAAGATCGGCTACGTGGACCTCCAGCGCGCCCTGAACGAGGTCGAGGAAGGCCAGGTCGCCAAGGCCCGCCTCAAGACCAAGTTCGAGAAGAGCCAGGTCCAGCTCGACAAGGAGCAGAACGCCCTCAAGACCCGCAAGGACGAGCTCGACAAGAAGCGGCTCGCGATGGACGAGGCGACCCTCCGGCAGAAGGCCGAGGAGCTCGACAAGGAGTTCATGCGGGTCTCCGGCCTCTACACCAAGCTCCAGAAGGAGCTCTCCGACGAGGAGCGCCAGGCCACCGCCGAGATCTTCGCGAAGATGCGGACGCTGATCGCCGGCCTCGCCGAGAAGGAGGGCTTCACCTTCGTGCTGGAGCTGAACGAGTCCGGCCTGCTCTACGGCCCGCCGTCGTTCGACCTCACCAACGAGCTGGTGCGGCTGTACAACTCGACCCACAAGGCGACGGCGAAGAAATAA